In one Pasteuria penetrans genomic region, the following are encoded:
- a CDS encoding transposase: MYSIIEPKNTYTKACKKSVADMASVSTAKASAGYHGIPEKTAYGMLFEGALPKQGQELAAEALKRYKNREVSPEKMREILHWIIETGNKNMVKSTDLDKIDSSDELPLMDPSQKNTIMYDGEGRGVVLSPQELKRLRALCTYGIVCIDDTAVRKGNEYVTLFHDPIHKTVLAVIKGRSQEELEKNIKEFHPELLELKPAAVIIDRARSYRNFIEKNYCDAVIIHDRFHIVMNIRDHALHPMVTGFFKNKKFVDFVDQMLLDLLQKSLYKQLTPQDELALQELLQYFPDLKLQYEKIEKTRSRFRKQYEKSMLSRNDVDECISGATAEKNDPTSTTQSIGFQNLVPSPTYNKI; encoded by the coding sequence GTGTATTCCATAATTGAACCTAAGAACACGTACACAAAGGCATGTAAAAAATCAGTTGCTGATATGGCAAGCGTTTCGACAGCAAAAGCTTCCGCAGGGTATCATGGGATTCCAGAGAAGACGGCTTATGGGATGTTGTTTGAGGGGGCCCTTCCGAAACAAGGACAGGAGCTAGCAGCGGAGGCCTTGAAAAGATACAAAAACCGGGAGGTCAGTCCAGAAAAGATGCGGGAGATTTTGCATTGGATTATCGAGACAGGGAACAAAAATATGGTAAAATCAACAGATCTTGATAAAATTGATAGTTCGGACGAACTCCCGCTGATGGATCCAAGTCAGAAAAATACCATTATGTACGATGGAGAAGGAAGGGGTGTAGTGTTATCCCCTCAGGAACTGAAACGGCTCCGTGCCCTGTGTACATATGGTATCGTTTGCATCGATGATACCGCCGTACGTAAAGGAAATGAGTATGTAACCCTCTTTCATGATCCAATTCATAAGACTGTATTGGCCGTGATCAAGGGGAGAAGTCAAGAAGAACTCGAAAAGAATATCAAGGAGTTCCACCCGGAATTGCTTGAGCTGAAACCAGCTGCCGTTATTATTGATCGCGCTAGGTCCTATCGGAATTTCATAGAAAAAAACTATTGTGATGCGGTGATCATCCATGACAGATTCCATATTGTTATGAACATAAGGGATCATGCCCTGCATCCAATGGTAACGGGCTTTTTCAAAAATAAAAAATTCGTTGATTTTGTTGATCAAATGCTTCTGGATTTGCTTCAAAAGAGCCTTTATAAGCAACTTACACCCCAGGATGAACTGGCACTGCAGGAGCTACTCCAATACTTTCCTGACCTCAAACTCCAATACGAGAAAATAGAGAAAACACGCTCCCGTTTTCGGAAACAGTATGAAAAATCTATGCTATCTAGGAATGATGTTGATGAATGCATATCAGGTGCTACCGCAGAAAAGAACGATCCGACAAGTACCACCCAGAGCATTGGTTTCCAAAATTTGGTTCCCTCCCCGACCTATAATAAAATTTAA
- a CDS encoding transposase: MKNRYWETMDSQVRAFIKRVFEYTSSWSHLEKAYGFVTALGHWYDNEFHTIQEDRDALRALIEAGLQSRCVGIQNAAKSLESGENYIANYHLCRMTNGVAEGRNCFVKSIMRRYFGIKNDKNYKNLVIVLSNRPRTQTEYKPRYSRVRSWAS, translated from the coding sequence TTGAAGAACCGTTATTGGGAAACCATGGATTCACAGGTGAGAGCCTTCATAAAAAGGGTTTTTGAGTATACTTCCTCTTGGTCCCATTTGGAGAAAGCTTACGGGTTTGTAACTGCACTGGGGCATTGGTATGACAATGAGTTCCATACGATCCAGGAGGATCGGGACGCCCTGCGTGCCCTGATAGAAGCAGGACTACAATCCCGGTGCGTGGGCATTCAAAACGCGGCAAAAAGCTTAGAATCCGGCGAGAATTATATCGCCAATTACCACCTCTGTAGAATGACCAATGGCGTTGCAGAGGGTAGAAATTGTTTCGTCAAGTCCATCATGCGCCGATATTTCGGGATTAAGAATGATAAAAATTACAAAAATCTAGTGATTGTGTTATCCAACCGTCCTCGCACCCAAACCGAGTACAAACCTCGATATTCCCGTGTTAGATCCTGGGCCTCATAA
- the rplK gene encoding 50S ribosomal protein L11, translating into MAKKVMRVVRIQLQAGKATPAPPVGTVLGPTGINLVGFTKSFNDQTASQMGSVVPVEITIYEDRSFTFITKVSPVVELIKKSLGLAKGSSEPHKNKVGTLTQDQVREIAQTKLPDLNTTDVEAAMRVVVGTANSMGVRVVGG; encoded by the coding sequence ATGGCTAAGAAGGTTATGCGGGTTGTGCGTATTCAGCTTCAGGCTGGGAAGGCGACGCCGGCCCCTCCCGTGGGGACTGTATTGGGGCCGACAGGGATCAATCTTGTTGGGTTTACCAAGTCTTTCAATGATCAAACAGCATCACAAATGGGTTCGGTTGTTCCTGTGGAGATTACGATTTACGAGGATCGATCGTTTACCTTTATTACGAAGGTTTCGCCGGTAGTGGAATTGATCAAGAAATCATTGGGTCTTGCGAAGGGTTCCAGTGAGCCCCATAAAAACAAGGTAGGTACGCTTACCCAAGATCAGGTTCGTGAAATCGCCCAAACCAAGCTTCCCGATTTGAATACGACCGATGTGGAGGCGGCCATGCGTGTGGTAGTCGGTACCGCAAATAGTATGGGTGTGAGGGTAGTAGGGGGTTAG
- a CDS encoding Ppx/GppA family phosphatase yields MPIGHSLDWDFQVQGCTVASFRRRWGIVEQSARPVWAVVDIGSNSLRLVVYRVETTGFLTLLTNLKHAVRLSEHIDERGYLTERAITILVDTLKAFREALSVWNSEQVDIVATAPLRYARNYAEVVAVLRGHVGWTVRILRGEEEAHYAFLAAAHTTYVEDGIAVDMGGGSTELALYRKRRCVAYASLPFGALLLTQRFPSDEGLSDGGRDRIQTFLRQAWKDVPWLGDCGLPVVGIGGTVRSLGKTYSRSCASPVTDTHQGTIPRQIVVDWANRIASLSIRGRRRDLGLPRGRTVIAAPASLALGSLLQHANSPALVICRGGLREGMLYERLRVSHQGTLPAERSLAEVVRRHGGCGMESPLVVTVDLLVRRLVQVGWLSLEEGEHQKVLRAASLTPLYEHDRRDTSRFSQMLNWSWDGFSHLEQCQLLWIASPGDPSWRAHRLWWNQAVTYAQRCRLQQLAAVISLARALTWTQRVMVKDILCTTTDEGVSELTIHWLGNAFLEKQRCDVAKRHLERSLRRSFVLHFVC; encoded by the coding sequence GTGCCGATAGGTCATTCGTTGGATTGGGACTTTCAGGTGCAGGGGTGTACAGTGGCCTCGTTTCGGAGGAGATGGGGGATTGTGGAGCAGAGTGCGCGCCCCGTCTGGGCAGTGGTTGACATAGGTTCCAATAGCTTACGCCTGGTTGTTTATCGTGTGGAAACGACGGGTTTTCTCACTTTGTTGACAAATTTAAAGCATGCGGTGCGTTTGTCAGAACACATAGATGAGCGTGGGTATCTGACGGAGAGGGCTATTACAATTTTGGTGGATACCTTGAAGGCCTTTCGGGAGGCTTTGTCCGTGTGGAATTCTGAACAGGTGGACATCGTGGCTACTGCACCCCTTCGTTATGCGCGTAATTATGCGGAAGTTGTGGCTGTTTTGCGGGGGCATGTGGGTTGGACGGTCCGTATTCTGCGTGGGGAGGAGGAGGCCCACTATGCCTTTTTGGCAGCTGCGCATACGACGTATGTGGAGGATGGTATAGCGGTGGATATGGGTGGGGGGAGTACAGAGCTAGCACTCTACCGCAAAAGGCGTTGCGTTGCTTATGCTAGTTTGCCTTTTGGTGCTCTGCTTCTCACCCAACGGTTCCCCAGCGATGAGGGATTGTCGGATGGAGGACGGGATCGCATCCAAACCTTCCTACGTCAGGCATGGAAGGATGTACCTTGGCTCGGTGATTGTGGTTTGCCCGTTGTGGGGATTGGTGGTACCGTTCGTTCCTTGGGAAAAACGTATTCACGCTCTTGTGCCTCGCCCGTGACGGATACACATCAAGGTACCATTCCCCGCCAGATTGTTGTAGACTGGGCCAATCGTATTGCCTCCCTCTCCATTCGCGGACGGCGACGCGATTTGGGGTTACCACGTGGACGTACCGTGATTGCGGCACCGGCTTCCCTAGCTTTGGGTTCACTCCTACAGCATGCCAATTCCCCCGCTCTGGTTATTTGTAGGGGTGGTCTGCGTGAGGGTATGCTGTACGAGCGATTGAGGGTGAGTCATCAGGGTACCCTGCCGGCAGAACGTAGTTTGGCTGAGGTTGTTCGTAGGCACGGGGGTTGTGGTATGGAATCACCGTTGGTGGTAACAGTGGACTTGCTTGTGAGGCGGTTGGTTCAGGTAGGTTGGCTTTCCTTGGAGGAAGGGGAACACCAGAAGGTTCTGCGTGCAGCTTCCCTGACACCTTTGTATGAACATGATCGTCGGGATACCTCTAGGTTTTCCCAGATGTTGAATTGGTCGTGGGATGGGTTTTCCCACCTGGAGCAATGTCAGTTACTCTGGATTGCCTCGCCCGGTGATCCTTCCTGGCGTGCTCACCGTTTGTGGTGGAATCAGGCAGTTACGTATGCGCAACGATGTCGTTTGCAGCAGCTGGCGGCTGTTATTTCATTAGCGAGGGCCCTAACCTGGACGCAACGCGTAATGGTGAAGGATATTCTTTGTACTACAACGGATGAAGGGGTCTCGGAATTGACGATTCATTGGCTGGGGAATGCCTTTTTGGAAAAGCAACGTTGTGATGTTGCTAAGCGACACCTGGAACGCTCGTTGCGCCGTTCGTTTGTTCTCCATTTTGTCTGTTGA
- a CDS encoding M12 family metallo-peptidase has protein sequence MKAPKGGWRRVSADHIGNDIKSFIKYNILKDNNYEILDSYQKVNDSIFHVRARLLPDNANLNVIIDTKNELKIKSVQKQLPSGEWAPYNKDQWTQSNQDNGPKTRDEKDHMNKGPADQDNEPKTRDEKDHTNKGPANQDNEPKTRDEKDHTNKGPANQDNEPKTENNKNDTSEGKTLLASVYATPSYNRERGKDKADQLIQSTSDCLSHNIGFKVKMVDYQTLNMDMPNISQVFSKFSGMSKKSSHRVHFNICLMWNPSGEGMVTGLAFIGGSADKLPYPIVVNPSKLNTDKVGALSVAHEIGHSLGLTHDRGSTNLMNPTVDNNRSEMSPDQKAKAKKSAESYVDKIK, from the coding sequence ATGAAAGCACCCAAGGGAGGCTGGAGAAGGGTATCTGCTGACCATATAGGTAATGATATAAAATCTTTTATAAAATATAATATTTTAAAAGATAATAATTATGAGATACTAGATTCCTATCAGAAAGTAAACGATTCAATCTTCCATGTTCGGGCTCGTCTCCTTCCTGATAATGCTAATTTGAATGTAATTATAGATACAAAGAATGAATTAAAAATAAAGTCGGTGCAGAAACAACTCCCCAGTGGTGAATGGGCACCCTATAATAAGGATCAATGGACCCAATCCAACCAGGACAACGGGCCAAAGACAAGAGATGAAAAGGATCATATGAACAAGGGTCCAGCTGACCAGGACAACGAGCCAAAGACAAGAGATGAAAAGGATCATACGAACAAGGGTCCAGCTAACCAGGACAACGAGCCAAAGACAAGAGATGAAAAGGATCATACGAACAAGGGTCCAGCTAACCAGGACAACGAGCCAAAGACTGAAAACAATAAGAACGATACCTCGGAGGGGAAAACCCTCCTTGCTTCTGTCTACGCCACCCCCTCCTACAACCGGGAGAGAGGGAAGGATAAGGCTGATCAATTGATTCAGTCTACGAGTGATTGTTTATCCCATAATATAGGTTTTAAAGTGAAAATGGTTGATTATCAAACTTTGAATATGGATATGCCAAATATATCCCAAGTTTTCTCAAAATTTTCGGGAATGTCTAAAAAATCCTCCCACCGTGTGCATTTCAACATCTGTCTCATGTGGAATCCTAGTGGTGAGGGGATGGTAACAGGTTTGGCTTTTATAGGGGGAAGTGCGGATAAACTACCCTACCCTATCGTTGTTAATCCGTCGAAACTCAATACGGATAAGGTCGGTGCACTTTCTGTAGCACACGAAATTGGCCATTCTCTTGGGCTTACCCATGATAGGGGTTCTACTAATCTAATGAATCCCACCGTTGATAATAATAGGTCCGAAATGTCGCCCGACCAAAAAGCAAAAGCCAAAAAATCAGCAGAGAGTTATGTTGATAAAATCAAGTAG
- the secE gene encoding preprotein translocase subunit SecE: MSNAVGFFRRSWMGARDFFRGCVQELRNVRWPNRREMVHYTIVVLVVVAILTLFIFLVDLALQQLFSPIYSS, encoded by the coding sequence TTGTCCAATGCAGTAGGTTTTTTCCGTCGCAGTTGGATGGGCGCGAGGGATTTTTTCCGCGGATGTGTCCAGGAGCTGCGTAATGTGCGGTGGCCCAATCGCAGGGAAATGGTACACTACACGATCGTTGTGCTCGTGGTTGTGGCGATTTTGACGTTGTTTATTTTTCTTGTGGATTTGGCGCTCCAGCAGTTATTTAGTCCTATTTATTCCTCCTGA
- a CDS encoding transposase: MASQRCNTIPNDYETEEIEQRETYLQNRLLSLVGTNQPSDIEFVFILLGLFFTEYASLYRKRYSGYHNTIGRPCIHILIPLIFDIIKEFLRCSDRMLIIQIPREGPLFEALGGKEGRPLMGERTLYESRNRLNVYEETEGYNVKEQFYSDFTQFLMGIVGMDPSIYRMDSTLIDSCIRKLSRNMLIFLVIRISVRTMAKLALPLPSEWEIFLQPDCGMADVNEAQAHSYRSLLLLPADHPTDKMKRRATLLEICLALKHFGNQYKEFQSAPVHILLQRVIGEQTEGVEQEGQKRLMVRSTSPSGSLQSPFDPDAQCRIKGKQLCRGYVCNLVEARDEVKRLSILTHVNTQGALHSDKDFGVDYISNHAPEDNKTLYFDGGYNCHEVREAAKERTIDIHPTDMLGRKENPSKKRVSGFKRGKDGKIHRCPGGKTPDSSTYQPGEKGKGKIVARFHKGTCGGCKFAEQCAAKPLKRGERVLRTTDQSYSTAEQRDKMEQPGYKEKGNRRAAVEGVCSSMKNRFQAAKMKVRGKTRVARAMMAKGSAYNLSQAVRYLQKKIRKIRIRSPITT, translated from the coding sequence ATGGCTTCCCAACGTTGTAACACAATACCCAATGACTACGAAACAGAGGAAATAGAACAAAGGGAAACTTACTTGCAGAATCGTCTATTATCCCTGGTGGGTACGAATCAACCTTCTGATATAGAATTTGTTTTCATCCTCCTTGGCCTGTTCTTCACCGAATATGCATCCTTATATAGGAAGAGATACAGTGGTTACCACAATACCATTGGGAGGCCATGCATACATATACTCATACCATTGATTTTCGACATAATCAAGGAGTTTTTACGGTGTAGCGACCGTATGCTGATCATTCAAATTCCACGCGAAGGCCCTCTCTTTGAGGCATTGGGTGGTAAAGAAGGTAGACCACTTATGGGTGAAAGAACACTATATGAGAGTCGAAATCGCCTCAATGTCTATGAGGAAACCGAAGGCTATAATGTGAAGGAACAGTTCTACTCCGACTTCACCCAATTTTTGATGGGGATCGTGGGCATGGATCCCAGTATTTATCGGATGGATTCAACCCTTATCGATAGCTGTATCAGGAAACTGAGCCGCAATATGTTGATTTTTTTGGTGATTAGGATTTCGGTTCGTACGATGGCCAAACTTGCCCTACCTCTTCCTTCCGAATGGGAGATCTTCTTGCAACCAGATTGCGGGATGGCCGATGTGAACGAAGCCCAGGCCCATTCTTATAGGTCCCTCCTCCTTCTACCAGCGGATCACCCAACGGACAAGATGAAACGGAGGGCAACACTGCTAGAGATTTGCCTAGCCCTCAAACACTTTGGGAACCAGTACAAGGAGTTTCAATCCGCCCCAGTCCATATACTGTTGCAAAGGGTGATAGGAGAGCAGACAGAGGGAGTTGAACAGGAAGGGCAAAAGAGACTCATGGTGCGTTCCACCTCGCCATCAGGCAGTCTGCAAAGCCCCTTTGATCCAGACGCCCAATGTCGTATCAAGGGTAAGCAATTGTGTAGAGGGTATGTTTGTAACCTTGTCGAGGCCCGTGATGAGGTGAAGAGATTGAGTATACTCACCCATGTGAATACCCAAGGGGCACTTCATTCCGATAAGGATTTTGGAGTTGACTATATATCCAACCATGCACCAGAGGACAACAAGACCTTGTATTTCGACGGAGGGTACAACTGCCATGAGGTAAGGGAGGCGGCTAAAGAACGTACTATCGATATACACCCAACCGATATGTTGGGAAGAAAGGAAAATCCCAGTAAAAAAAGGGTAAGCGGGTTCAAGAGGGGGAAGGATGGAAAGATCCATCGGTGTCCTGGTGGCAAGACCCCCGACTCATCCACGTACCAACCCGGAGAGAAGGGCAAGGGTAAGATAGTGGCCCGCTTCCATAAGGGGACCTGCGGGGGATGTAAATTTGCCGAGCAATGTGCAGCCAAACCTCTGAAGAGGGGGGAAAGGGTCCTGCGCACCACGGATCAGTCCTATTCAACGGCGGAACAACGAGACAAAATGGAGCAACCGGGGTACAAAGAGAAGGGTAATCGTCGTGCGGCTGTGGAGGGGGTTTGTTCTTCTATGAAGAACCGTTTTCAGGCAGCCAAAATGAAGGTGCGTGGTAAGACGAGGGTGGCACGGGCCATGATGGCAAAAGGATCTGCTTATAATTTATCCCAGGCCGTTCGTTATCTTCAAAAGAAGATCAGGAAGATAAGGATAAGATCACCAATAACTACATAG
- the rpmG gene encoding 50S ribosomal protein L33, giving the protein MRVQFTLACGECRMRNYISTKNKRQHPERMAFRKYCPRCNAHQVHRETR; this is encoded by the coding sequence ATGCGGGTGCAGTTTACCTTGGCATGCGGGGAGTGCCGCATGCGGAATTACATCTCAACGAAAAACAAACGCCAGCATCCAGAGCGTATGGCATTTCGGAAATATTGCCCCCGTTGCAATGCTCACCAGGTACATCGGGAGACCAGATGA
- the nusG gene encoding transcription termination/antitermination protein NusG, translating into MKKHWYVVHTYSGYENKVKANLEKRVHSMEMQEKIFRVLVPVEEGIEHKNGKRKTVMRKVFPGYVLVEMIMTDDSWYVVRNTPGVTGFVGSAGAGSKPTPLMEGEVESILRQVGLSGPNVTVNFRVGDQVQLRDGPFAGCVGMVEEIDRESERVKVLVSVFGRETPMELGFLQVEEI; encoded by the coding sequence GTGAAAAAGCACTGGTACGTGGTACATACCTATTCGGGTTACGAGAACAAGGTAAAAGCTAATCTGGAGAAGCGGGTTCACTCTATGGAGATGCAAGAGAAAATTTTTCGTGTTCTTGTTCCTGTCGAAGAAGGCATAGAGCACAAGAATGGCAAGCGAAAAACAGTCATGCGGAAGGTGTTTCCGGGGTATGTGCTCGTGGAAATGATCATGACGGACGACTCTTGGTATGTGGTGCGGAATACACCGGGTGTAACGGGATTTGTTGGTTCGGCAGGGGCTGGTTCCAAACCCACTCCACTTATGGAGGGGGAAGTGGAGTCCATTTTGCGACAGGTGGGCTTGTCAGGCCCTAATGTAACCGTGAATTTCCGTGTAGGTGATCAGGTTCAGCTGCGGGATGGTCCGTTTGCCGGTTGTGTGGGTATGGTGGAAGAGATTGACCGTGAGTCGGAGAGGGTGAAGGTCCTCGTTAGTGTGTTTGGACGTGAGACCCCTATGGAGTTGGGTTTCCTACAGGTGGAGGAGATTTGA
- the mgtE gene encoding magnesium transporter encodes MSRLDLRRHIDAALQWKPTEKLPPSLPHLQPRDLAEVIKQLPHGHQLHIIEPLPRVLAAKAISYLDPEVQYRILHHLPATDAAPLLKQMSSDSVADMLLALHPLQAETLLQLLATDYRQKIHALMTYPSSTAGGRATVDYIAARTSWTCEQTIQHLRKVGAEAETISYIYVTSAHGKLCGVVSLKEIILANPFTKLETMGHQNPINIPASMKQEAAASIFSHYDFYALPVVDPKGRLVGIITYDDIADVLREETTEDFQKLGGSRPLLHPYLQTSVFQLVRRRIPWLLTLFIGGSLTAKVLSHYELEINQHAVLSFFIALLTGTGGNTGSQIINTIVRALNVGEIRFQDLGRVIKKECTSGLLLGSSLAIMAYGLTYLLVHYQFGGDTRVLYIIPAATLAIVVWSSLVSSLLPLLIHRLRLDPAVVSGPLISTVVDATGLVIYFKLAQWFLRL; translated from the coding sequence ATGAGTCGACTGGACCTACGGAGACATATAGATGCTGCACTGCAATGGAAACCCACGGAAAAACTCCCTCCTAGCCTCCCCCATCTCCAACCCCGTGATCTGGCCGAGGTAATCAAGCAACTACCCCATGGACATCAATTGCATATCATCGAACCACTACCCCGTGTCCTAGCAGCTAAGGCTATTAGTTATCTGGATCCTGAAGTGCAATACCGGATTCTACACCATTTACCCGCAACCGACGCCGCACCCCTCCTCAAACAAATGTCGAGTGACTCCGTGGCAGATATGCTACTCGCCCTCCACCCCCTACAAGCAGAAACCCTTCTACAACTCCTTGCAACCGATTATCGCCAGAAAATCCATGCCCTTATGACCTATCCAAGCTCTACCGCTGGTGGTCGTGCCACCGTTGATTACATAGCCGCACGGACCTCTTGGACCTGCGAACAAACCATCCAACATTTACGCAAAGTGGGCGCAGAAGCAGAGACCATTTCCTACATCTACGTAACCTCAGCACATGGCAAATTATGCGGTGTTGTTTCGCTCAAGGAGATCATTCTAGCCAATCCATTCACAAAACTGGAAACTATGGGCCATCAAAATCCCATCAACATCCCTGCCTCCATGAAACAGGAGGCCGCTGCTTCCATTTTCTCCCACTATGATTTCTACGCTCTCCCCGTGGTGGACCCGAAAGGCCGACTGGTAGGCATCATCACCTACGACGACATAGCCGATGTACTGCGCGAGGAAACCACGGAGGATTTTCAAAAATTAGGTGGTAGTCGGCCTCTCCTTCACCCCTACCTGCAAACATCTGTATTCCAGCTTGTCCGTAGGCGTATCCCCTGGTTGCTCACCCTGTTCATCGGTGGCTCCCTCACTGCCAAGGTCCTAAGCCATTACGAACTGGAAATCAACCAACACGCTGTTCTGTCCTTTTTCATTGCCCTCCTCACAGGGACCGGGGGGAACACGGGCTCCCAAATCATCAATACCATCGTACGCGCCCTCAATGTGGGGGAAATTCGCTTCCAGGATCTTGGCCGTGTCATAAAAAAGGAGTGTACAAGTGGCCTCCTGCTGGGCAGCAGCCTTGCCATAATGGCCTACGGACTCACCTATCTCCTCGTACATTACCAATTTGGTGGTGATACCCGCGTCCTATACATTATCCCTGCAGCTACACTCGCTATTGTAGTATGGTCCTCCCTTGTTTCCTCCCTGCTACCCTTGCTCATTCACCGGTTGCGATTGGACCCGGCTGTTGTCTCAGGACCGCTCATCAGTACTGTAGTCGACGCAACCGGGCTGGTGATCTATTTCAAACTTGCACAATGGTTTCTCCGTCTGTGA
- the rplA gene encoding 50S ribosomal protein L1 has translation MARRGKKYRNARAALKEYEGAVHTPMKALSLVKEVAHAQFDETVEAAFRLGVDPRQADQQVRGAVVLPHGTGRTQRVVVIASGDKAKEAQLAGADEVGDEDIIRRIQQGWLDFDVVIATPDMMPRVGQLGRILGPRGLMPNPKTGTVTPQVGRAIEEVKAGKIEYRVDRAGNVHAGVGKVSFDVDQLVDNLQTLAGALVKAKPAACKGIYMRGVTVASTMGPGVPVDLQAVCSGF, from the coding sequence ATGGCAAGACGGGGTAAAAAGTACAGAAATGCCCGGGCGGCATTGAAAGAGTATGAGGGTGCAGTGCATACGCCGATGAAGGCACTTTCGTTGGTGAAGGAGGTTGCCCATGCCCAATTCGATGAGACTGTGGAGGCCGCCTTTCGTTTGGGGGTGGATCCCAGACAGGCTGATCAGCAGGTAAGGGGGGCCGTTGTCCTCCCGCATGGGACTGGGCGCACGCAACGGGTTGTTGTGATTGCGAGTGGCGATAAGGCCAAGGAAGCCCAGTTGGCCGGGGCTGATGAGGTGGGCGATGAGGACATCATTCGCCGTATTCAGCAGGGGTGGCTGGATTTTGATGTAGTCATAGCGACGCCTGATATGATGCCTCGTGTGGGGCAGCTGGGTCGTATTTTGGGGCCTCGGGGTCTTATGCCCAATCCTAAGACGGGTACGGTTACCCCCCAGGTCGGTAGGGCGATAGAGGAAGTGAAAGCGGGTAAGATCGAGTATCGCGTGGATCGAGCGGGTAACGTGCACGCCGGTGTTGGAAAGGTATCGTTTGACGTGGATCAATTGGTGGACAATTTGCAGACCTTAGCAGGTGCGCTTGTCAAGGCGAAACCGGCCGCATGTAAAGGGATTTATATGCGTGGCGTAACCGTGGCCTCCACTATGGGTCCAGGTGTGCCGGTGGATTTGCAGGCTGTTTGTTCTGGATTCTGA
- a CDS encoding IS256 family transposase: MIPIDLDIDRMEKRIEERIQHYEQKGLSLQESIPHVVEEIEEDSEWAPGPMGRAYTFIANYQFKKQILGGREKHQRGPDFPKVDRNGYKKRKKRTSKGIVVYYDPQPRKGHFRSAVTKPYKKYTKSCIDILSSLRKAGMSIKKISELSNDILRSKISRSTVSRLLMGHLKEENRGFNEEPIRNPHEIRTVKVDAYYKPVRGFGKVAVYVIKASRKNTSGIKTDEVLSSLVNPPETAETWYEALQNVYDRGLRMGPDTLFIADGHKGIRKALSQVYPEAGFQGCQFHKMVNLYQAFRKDRPRKKGVKWEPIRSRIYQDIFHVLDKKEALHGLIRFSDDYQSKLPKLVEGLWASFDDVTTYLDYDLADAVQNRTTGSLERNHREARRYTNGVSCYPTLDSFQRVIDSVYKNFNLEQAKKLSGMDNHSVSAWGLGEFAIPAMYPLSSH, translated from the coding sequence ATGATTCCAATTGACTTGGATATAGACAGAATGGAAAAAAGGATAGAAGAACGTATACAACATTACGAACAGAAAGGATTATCGCTTCAGGAATCCATCCCCCATGTAGTGGAAGAGATCGAGGAAGATTCTGAATGGGCTCCTGGTCCCATGGGGAGGGCTTATACTTTTATAGCCAATTATCAGTTTAAAAAACAAATTTTAGGTGGACGGGAGAAACACCAAAGGGGTCCCGATTTCCCAAAAGTAGACCGAAATGGTTATAAAAAACGTAAAAAACGCACCAGCAAAGGAATTGTGGTTTACTATGACCCCCAGCCAAGAAAAGGGCATTTCCGATCTGCGGTTACTAAACCCTACAAAAAATATACGAAGTCGTGTATAGATATTCTTTCCTCCTTACGTAAGGCCGGTATGTCCATAAAAAAAATATCCGAATTGTCGAATGATATTCTGCGATCAAAAATCTCACGCTCCACTGTGTCAAGATTACTTATGGGACATCTAAAGGAAGAGAATAGAGGATTCAATGAGGAACCCATAAGAAACCCGCATGAAATTAGGACCGTAAAGGTGGATGCTTACTACAAACCCGTTCGTGGATTCGGGAAAGTAGCTGTCTATGTCATAAAAGCGAGTAGGAAAAATACATCAGGGATAAAAACAGATGAGGTTTTATCAAGTTTGGTAAATCCCCCCGAAACAGCTGAAACTTGGTATGAAGCCCTCCAAAATGTTTACGACCGTGGTTTACGGATGGGTCCTGATACCCTTTTTATTGCTGATGGTCATAAGGGAATCAGAAAGGCGCTAAGCCAAGTATATCCCGAAGCAGGTTTTCAAGGGTGTCAATTCCACAAAATGGTGAATCTTTACCAGGCCTTCAGAAAGGATAGACCGAGAAAAAAAGGAGTGAAGTGGGAACCCATCCGAAGCCGGATTTATCAAGACATTTTTCATGTTCTTGACAAAAAAGAAGCCCTTCATGGCTTGATACGCTTTAGTGATGACTATCAATCCAAGTTGCCCAAGCTCGTTGAAGGTCTATGGGCTTCCTTTGATGATGTGACAACGTATCTCGATTACGACCTAGCGGATGCTGTTCAAAATCGTACAACGGGTTCCTTAGAGAGAAATCACAGAGAGGCCAGACGTTATACGAATGGAGTGAGCTGTTATCCTACCCTTGATTCATTCCAAAGGGTGATTGATTCCGTGTATAAAAATTTCAACTTAGAGCAGGCAAAGAAACTTAGTGGGATGGATAATCACTCTGTGTCCGCATGGGGACTGGGAGAATTCGCTATCCCTGCCATGTATCCCCTATCTTCACACTAA